The window gCCCCAATTGGTTTCAACTTTACAAGGTTGTATTTATGCTCTTGAAAATCAAACCATACACAAGAACTATGAATTGATATATGTAACAGCGTTCCTCCGAAATTCTTCCTTAGTGGATAAAAATGTCTCTTAAGAAATAGGAATGTACCTGAAAGTGGGAACTGGTTACACAACAAGCAATCCGCAAGAAGAGAGGGACCATAATCTTTTGGAATTCCATCACACTCATTGCTTCTAAAATCTCTTCGACCTCCCCAAGAAACATGACTTCCTTTTGGCTGTTTGTGATAGGCCAGAACTTCAACAAACCCTTTATCACAACACTACCCAATTTAGGCTCCTTATCTATGAACTGAGTGATGCAGTAAGATAGCTGCTGGAAGTAGTTCCCAACAGATTTAGGCTTGTGCAATGGTATCAACACTCTCCACAAGAAGATCTTGTGCTCTTCTTTCAAAGGCAAAGCAAACCCGCTCACTATACTCCCAAAAATCTCCAAAAGCTCAGCGATACCGCTATGCTTCTCAGTCTCAAACACAAACCGGTAGAATATATTGCTCATGGACTTGCGTACAAAGGGCCTGTGAACCATGAATTTACCATACACACGATGCAGAATCGTCTTCAAACACTCCCGTTCTCTAGGATCCTCGGAATCAAACAAGTCAAGCAACCTCACAATGAAAGCATGATCTAGATACTTCTTTGCCAACTTAGCATCAAGACAAGGTGAAGTGATAAACTTAAGCAGCAAATCATAGACGATTTGCAAATGAGGCCAAGCAGGGTCGAACATTGGCTCATCATCATCGTTctcgccgccaccaccaccgccactaGACCGGTAATTAGGAGGGAAAACCCTAAAGAGATTGACAGCACACATTCTACACATGGCGAGAATAGCTGGCTCAGTAAACTTAACAGAACCTGAAGCAACgaaatcaagaagctccaacaAGGTCTGCCTTTTCACATCTTTCTCAATAGAGTTTTTACCAGGGTCGGAGAAATCGAATGTCACACAGCATAAACTAACTTTACTCACAAAGAGATTCAATTTCTCCGAGGTTGGTACATCCTTGAACGGTACCAAAGGCTCAATCCCAGCAACAACACTAGCTGGGAACACAGCAGATGACATACGTTTCCCTGAGTTAGATCGAACCGGACCAGAACCAACACCACTACCAGCTCCGGATCTCTGAACCGGAGAAGGAACCTGACCGGAACTCGAACGATTCAGCTCTCCTCCACCAGACTCAGATTTTGAAGACTTCCGAGGAAGCTTACTCAGAAACTGCTTAAACATTATCTTTCCCCCAAAAATAAATTGACAATTTTGGGGAAATCAAAAACACATATCGTTCAAAAACTTGAGCCCTAAATCCTCCTCCTGAGACGAACACGGCGGATCTGAtgacatagaaaaaaaagagagaaacgtgAAATGTGGTTTTAGATCCGAAGAAGCAAAAAAGGTTGAGACTTTAATAACAACAACCCAATACTTGGAAAACCCTAATCATTACCTgcttttttttctccctttcaAAATCTTATTCTCATGATTCCAGTTTTATCACCACGAACAACAAACCATTCCCtaaagagagataaaaaaaaaaactgaatctggaagagaaagaagaagaagaaaaaaaacagaggtgTATTTGAGAAACTTATGAAGATGATTCGTTTCGTTACGGTGTCATCTTCTTCTACGATTTgctgagaaaaagagagaacaaaaaaaaaatgattaataattttctcGGCAATTTGCAGGAAAAATTTTACTttcctaattttaattttttttttttttccctttttcttcgAAAAGACAGcgtcttttgtttctgttttatttttttcggataatttaaaaacaaatctgaatttttaaaaacaaaaaaaaaacatctcgcATGCAAATTATTAACGTCCGTTTAGATGAGACGTTGACACGTAAATCCAACCGTTGGATTTTACTGAGCGAGGAATCCTAAGCACGCTACGGCCCATTATTACACTAAATGGGCCTATTATACATGGCCTTACATGTTTCGTCGtctttagaattttctttttttctttctgtcaCTGAAACAGCTGAAAGTACGAACTCTCATCCGTCTCCATCCCCAAAATCCAGAagctttttagggtttccaTTTCCATTCGCATCTTAAATCTGCTCCGATTCATTCTAATTAAACcgttgttttatcttttttttttatcaggtAAAACTTCTATGCTCGCCGTGTTTAACTTGATTGTGTTCTTGTTTTACCTTTATGTGATCGTTGCTTGTGAGGCTCTAATTGTTAGAGCTTTAATCAATTGCTaaagtttctctctttgtgTTGGCTTTGTTGCCTTGTGTAGACAGACTCGTGAGAACTCTATGATGGTCTGTGAGGAAAACGTTGGGAATGAATCTCTTGTTCTGATAAAACAAGGAGCCGAAGCTGTAAGTGTATCATATGGTTGAATCAAAAGTATATACGTTTTGGGTGTGGAAAGGCTAAGTCTTTTGAGTTTTATCTTTAGAGGGTGTTTGAGTGTACGTTTGCCGGAAGAAAATCCATAGTGAAAGAACGATTCTCGAAGAAGTACAGACACCCGATTTTGGATGCAAAACTCACACTTAGGCGCTTGAATGCGGTTGGTTTTGTTCTACATCACCCTTATTattcctgtttcatttgtttatatCATGAGAGAACAGAAGAATTCAACTACTATGTTGTTGAATATAGGAGGCTAGGTGTATGACAAAGGCAAGAAAGCTTGGGGTTTGTACACCAGTACTCTATGCCGTGGATACTGTGCTTCACTCCTTGACACTTGAGTACATTGAGGGCGACTCTGTTAAGGACATTTTCCTTGACTTTGGAGCCAATGGGATTGTTGAGGAACGGTTAGATGATGTTGCTACTCAGATTGGGGCTGCCATTGCGAAGCTCCATGATGGTGGCTTGGCTCACGGTGATTTGACCACATCAAATATGCTAGTCAGAAGTGGAACGAATCAGCTCGTAAGTATTTTGATATGTTCCCTTGATTAGTTACGTACGTATGATTCGTGACAATGGATGGATATGTCTTCCCTCAGGTACTAATCGATTTTGGCTTGAGTGTCACATCGACCTTACCTGAAGACAAAGCTGTTGATTTATATGTACTTGAAAGAGCCTAACTCTCAATGCACTCTTCATGCGGGAATGTGGTAAGAGTGATGCATATCATCATTGTTCACTACTATTGATGGgtctgttgttgttgtctcatATTAGTGTATTTTGTTGTTAACTGTAGATGGATCGTATACCGACAGCGTACAGGAAGTCGTCGAAGCAATGGTCAGCCACGTTTAACAAGCTTGCACAAGGTTTTATTAAACCCTCTTCCATGCCCCCCCCCCTCTCTTAAAACTAGATATTTTTTCAAACCTGTAAGCAAGGTCTTCTTTTGGTTATGTAGTAAGGCAACGAGGGAGAAAGAGGACTATGATTGGATGAGCCAAGATATTTATTGATCATGTTGATGCATATGGTTTATTGATTGGTACTGAAGCTAGTGAAggtgatgttgttgttgaagaacaGAAGGGACCATTGAATGTGAATGTCACAAAAGAGTGTCATGAGGCTGCACTAAGATCAGATCCAAAGTCTCCCTATGTGTGGGTTAGAAAATGGTTTGAGAATGCCAGCCAATGTTTGGTCACAACAgctgaggaagaaggaagaataaAAACAGAGTTGGATTTGAGAAACTTATGATAATGATTCGTTTCGTTAcggtgtcttcttcttcattgttttttttttttcgatttgctgagaaagaaagaaagaaacaaaggatGATAATTTTCTTGGCAATTTTCAGGAAATTTTTTAGTACtttcctaatttttattttttttttcccttgttCTTCGAAAAGACAGCGtctgttgtttctgtttttttttaataattcaaacaaaaatcgAATTTTTTCCCGATAATTCAAAAAGATTATCggaattttaaaacaaaaaaaaaacacctcgCATGCAAATATTAGCGTCCGTTCGATGTGACGTTGACACGTAAATCCAACTGCTGGATTTTTGCTGAGAGAGGAAAATCCTAAGTACCCGATAAGGCCCATTGTTATACATATGggtatattatattaaaagcCCATTTACCATTTTGGCCTTACATGTGTCGTCGTCTCTAGAagaaactcttctttttttttctttttgttgctgTCACCACCGAAacagctgaaaaaaaaattagtacaaGCTCTCCTTATCCGTCTCCATCCCCAAATCCAGAAGCTTTAGGGTTTCCATTTCGCATCTTAATCTGCTCCGATTGATTCGAATTGAACCtgtgttttatcttttcttatCAGGTAAATTTCTAAGCTCGCCGTGTTTAGTTTTTGCGAGCTCCGAATTCGATTCGATTGAGCctatgtttgtttcttcttcttcttttgattttggttgatgATCATACTGTGTAGTTGAGGTGACGAATCGGTTTCGATAATTGAGTGTTCTTAGGGTGATCAGATTATTTGATAAGATTGATTGTTTCACTCTTTATGTGATCGTTGCTTTCATTTGAATTGTTTTTAGTATTCAGAGAATTTGTAGTTTTCGTGTTTGATTTTTTCTAAAGGGAACCcatattttgtagttttgtttgtCTTACAGCTATTGAAGTGAATGTTGAATTCAGCTGTGGTTGATCATGTCCAGTAATATGGGAACAGAACCTATCTCTGCCCATCTAGAGACATTGAAAACGGATTTAGATACTTTTGGAGAAACGATTTTGATGGAGATGGGATCAAATGAGCATCCTTCTGTTCAGCATATCTCAGTTTCAGACATGGAACAGGAGCCTGCAGTTTCCACAAGCAGCAACCTTGACTTTCCGAAAGAGGAAACATCTGTCTCTGGTCCTTTGTCATTCCAATTTGATCCAGAGAATGTCTCTTTTCAGTCCTCTTTGTTGGTTGACTCTCAGTCTTTGATGCCTCAGTTACAACCTCCTGTTGCACATCCATATTCTGGAGATAGGTCATTGCAGCTGCTAGGGAAGCGGAAATCACCGGCAGAGACTACTCTCGGTGGTTCTGCTTCCGAGAAGTTAGATTCACCAATCAAGCGAGTAGAGCCAGTGCATCACAGACCTTGGCTAgaacaattttattcatcaaGTATTCAGCTGGGTCATATGCCATCATCCGTTACTCTTTCTCCCAAGACGGAACATTCACCAACGCCTACCAAGAAAGCAAGGCAAATGAAACCCGCTCCCGGAAAATCTGGGAAGCAAGTGATGAACAAGAAACAATCAGGCCTGTCGCTAGGGTCAATGAAAACACAGAATGATGGTAACGAGTCTCTGAGGTCTAAAATGAAGGAATCATTAGCAGCTGCCTTGGCTTTGGTTCACCAGCATGAAGAGTCTCCGAAAGAGGAAAAGACTTCAGAAACTGAAGAAGCTACTAATGTTCCAGTAGCTGAAAGTAGTGATCCTGCCTCAGCCTGTGTTACTGGCGTTCCAGTAGTTGAGGGGATCATACCGGCATCATCCACAAGGGATGAAATTTCTGGGCTTAACGGCAACAATGGAAGAATCTTGTCGCAAGAGACTTCCAATGACACAAAGATGAATTATGTTAATCAATCTGATGTACAGAAAACTCAATTTGACGAGGTTTTCCCATGTGATGATGTTCGTTTTAGTGATAGTATTTTATCCGGCGATGAACTTTTACGGGGAAATGGACTCTCATGGGTTTTGGAACCTGTTTCAGATTTTTGGGAGAATGGAACTGTTAGAGGAAAATCGTTGGAGGATCCAGACCTCCTGGCATCTAAGATTGAGTTGGAACTTTTTAAACTATTTGGAGGTGTGAACAAGAAGTACAAAGAGAAGGGAAGGTCTCTCTTATTCAATTTGAAGGATAAGAACAATCCTGAGTTAAGAGAAAGTGTCATGTCCGGAAAAATCTCTCCTGAGAGATTGTGTTCTATGACAGCTGAGGAACTTGCTTCTAAGGAGCTTTCTCAGTGGCGACAAGCAAAAGCAGAAGAGTTGGCTGAGATGGTTGTCCTAAGGGATGCAGACATCGATGTCAGAAATCTGGTGAGGAAAACTCATAAGGGTGAGTTCCAGGTAGAAATTGATCCTGTTGACAGTGGGACAGTGGATGTCTCTGCTGAGATTACCTCACATAGTAAACCTCGAGCCAAAGCGAAATCTGTGAATTCATCTACCAAATCCACTCTAAAGAAAAATGGCTCGAATGATAAGAACTCAAAATCTAACCAAGAAACATCATCCGGTATAACTCTACCCTCAGCGGAGGAGCCTGATCCAATGCAAGGTCTGTCGATGGATGATGAGATGANACCAACGCCTACCAAGAAAGCAAGGCAAATGAAACCCGCTCCCGTAAAATCTGGGAAGCAAGTGATGAACAAGAAACAATCAGGCCTGTCGCTAGGGTCGATGAAAACACAGAATGATGGTAACGAGTCTCTGAGGTCTAAAATGAAGGAATCATTAGCAGCTGCCTTGGCTTTGGTTCACCAGCATGAGAAGTCTCCGAAAGAGGAAAAGACTTCAGAAACTGAAGAAGCTACTAATGTTCCAGTAGCTGAAAGTAGTGAGCCTGCCTCAGCCTGTGTTACCGGCGTTCCAGTAGCTGAGGGGATCATACCGGCATCAT is drawn from Camelina sativa cultivar DH55 chromosome 8, Cs, whole genome shotgun sequence and contains these coding sequences:
- the LOC104706874 gene encoding serine/threonine protein phosphatase 2A 57 kDa regulatory subunit B' iota isoform-like, with the translated sequence MFKQFLSKLPRKSSKSESGGGELNRSSSGQVPSPVQRSGAGSGVGSGPVRSNSGKRMSSAVFPASVVAGIEPLVPFKDVPTSEKLNLFVSKVSLCCVTFDFSDPGKNSIEKDVKRQTLLELLDFVASGSVKFTEPAILAMCRMCAVNLFRVFPPNYRSSGGGGGGENDDDEPMFDPAWPHLQIVYDLLLKFITSPCLDAKLAKKYLDHAFIVRLLDLFDSEDPRERECLKTILHRVYGKFMVHRPFVRKSMSNIFYRFVFETEKHSGIAELLEIFGSIVSGFALPLKEEHKIFLWRVLIPLHKPKSVGNYFQQLSYCITQFIDKEPKLGSVVIKGLLKFWPITNSQKEVMFLGEVEEILEAMSVMEFQKIMVPLFLRIACCVTSSHFQVSERALFLWNNDQIVNLIGHNRQAILPIMFTALEKNAQDHWNQSVLNLTLNVRKMFCEMDEALFMSCHSRFKEDEAKQCSAAEKRKQDWERLENAASMKPVTGKTAVLVTPRATSIAC
- the LOC104706876 gene encoding EKC/KEOPS complex subunit bud32-like, yielding MMVCEENVGNESLVLIKQGAEARVFECTFAGRKSIVKERFSKKYRHPILDAKLTLRRLNAEARCMTKARKLGVCTPVLYAVDTVLHSLTLEYIEGDSVKDIFLDFGANGIVEERLDDVATQIGAAIAKLHDGGLAHGDLTTSNMLVRSGTNQLVLIDFGLSVTSTLPEDKAVDLYVLERA
- the LOC104706878 gene encoding uncharacterized protein LOC104706878 isoform X2, translated to MSSNMGTEPISAHLETLKTDLDTFGETILMEMGSNEHPSVQHISVSDMEQEPAVSTSSNLDFPKEETSVSGPLSFQFDPENVSFQSSLLVDSQSLMPQLQPPVAHPYSGDRSLQLLGKRKSPAETTLGGSASEKLDSPIKRVEPVHHRPWLEQFYSSSIQLGHMPSSVTLSPKTEHSPTPTKKARQMKPAPGKSGKQVMNKKQSGLSLGSMKTQNDGNESLRSKMKESLAAALALVHQHEESPKEEKTSETEEATNVPVAESSDPASACVTGVPVVEGIIPASSTRDEISGLNGNNGRILSQETSNDTKMNYVNQSDVQKTQFDEVFPCDDVRFSDSILSGDELLRGNGLSWVLEPVSDFWENGTVRGKSLEDPDLLASKIELELFKLFGGVNKKYKEKGRSLLFNLKDKNNPELRESVMSGKISPERLCSMTAEELASKELSQWRQAKAEELAEMVVLRDADIDVRNLVRKTHKGEFQVEIDPVDSGTVDVSAEITSHSKPRAKAKSVNSSTKSTLKKNGSNDKNSKSNQETSSGITLPSAEEPDPMQGLSMDDEMKDVGFLAPIVSLDEFMESLNSEPPFGSPHENPPLKEEHASEKSDSEVGSHLKSPSQSPKEAKESVSSKTELEKTNVMSPKLDTGVKLDADVSKPENTHLVDSIKEDRIWDGILQLSAASVVSVTGFFKSGEKAKTSEWPTLVEVKGRVRLSAFGKFVQELPLSRSRVLMVMNVVCKDGISQSQRDSLFEVAKSYVADQRVGYAEPTSGVELYLCPARGETLDLLSKIISKDHLDEVKCSDDIGLIGVVVWRRAVVASPGSRHKPGFKRQHSGTKRSVLAPENKKSSSSVNITNHPVVKVASIGNRGLVGCDANDEEDVPPGFGPVGVKDDDDLPEFNFSSSTGPVASSPQPPLQSRSMDQVRELILKYGNSAGSGSKQPWNGPDDDDDDDIPEWQPQVSGHQIQLPPPPPPPDLSPQFHSRTMARPPAQRPGGWRANQNAPRQQQYSARRNRGF
- the LOC104706878 gene encoding uncharacterized protein LOC104706878 isoform X1, which produces MSSNMGTEPISAHLETLKTDLDTFGETILMEMGSNEHPSVQHISVSDMEQEPAVSTSSNLDFPKEETSVSGPLSFQFDPENVSFQSSLLVDSQSLMPQLQPPVAHPYSGDRSLQLLGKRKSPAETTLGGSASEKLDSPIKRVEPVHHRPWLEQFYSSSIQLGHMPSSVTLSPKTEHSPTPTKKARQMKPAPGKSGKQVMNKKQSGLSLGSMKTQNDGNESLRSKMKESLAAALALVHQHEESPKEEKTSETEEATNVPVAESSDPASACVTGVPVVEGIIPASSTRDEISGLNGNNGRILSQETSNDTKMNYVNQSDVQKTQFDEVFPCDDVRFSDSILSGDELLRGNGLSWVLEPVSDFWENGTVRGKSLEDPDLLASKIELELFKLFGGVNKKYKEKGRSLLFNLKDKNNPELRESVMSGKISPERLCSMTAEELASKELSQWRQAKAEELAEMVVLRDADIDVRNLVRKTHKGEFQVEIDPVDSGTVDVSAEITSHSKPRAKAKSVNSSTKSTLKKNGSNDKNSKSNQETSSGITLPSAEEPDPMQGLSMDDEMKDVGFLAPIVSLDEFMESLNSEPPFGSPHENPPLKEEHASEKSDSEVGSHLKSPSQSPKEAKESVSSKTELEKTNVMSPKLDTGVKLDADVSKPENTHLVDSIKEDRIWDGILQLSAASVVSVTGFFKSGEKAKTSEWPTLVEVKGRVRLSAFGKFVQELPLSRSRVLMVMNVVCKDGISQSQRDSLFEVAKSYVADQRVGYAEPTSGVELYLCPARGETLDLLSKIISKDHLDEVKCSDDIGLIGVVVWRRAVVASPGSRHKPGFKRQHSGTKRSVLAPENKKSSSSVNITNHPVVKVASIGNRGLVGCDANDEEDVPPGFGPVGVKDDDDLPEFNFSSSTGPVASSPQPPLQSRSMDQVRELILKYGNSAGSGSKQPWNGPDDDDDDDIPEWQPQVSGHQIQLPPPPPPPDLSPQFHSRTMARPPAQRPGGWRANQNAPRQQQYSARRNRGF